From Triticum aestivum cultivar Chinese Spring chromosome 4A, IWGSC CS RefSeq v2.1, whole genome shotgun sequence, a single genomic window includes:
- the LOC123083374 gene encoding uncharacterized protein, which produces MGCPVCRCPGAACLPLVPTDEVLEVFEVVLDQYCFRRTYIPCNVRLFLADYIAEHRHIATTFKHKRTEPAILTYENRSYASDFKHRGNYSKFCGSAWFEFSNDYALRAGDRLVFTLDNSCFDLKVETFCDGERILPLPSVAFENLSNARYELVCSAVMPRGLEFNYHNNRLLVRSLFRSSSFLRCSPFVHVMTATNTMKFTMKIPKFVVSSLRRFVDIPTSA; this is translated from the exons ATGGGTTGTCCAGTTTGTCGTTGCCCTGGTGCCGCATGCCTTCCACTTGTGCCAACTGATGAAGTGTTGGAAGTGTTTGAGGTTGTTCTTGACCAGTATTGTTTTAGGAGGACG TatatcccatgcaatgtgaggctTTTCTTAGCCGATTATATTGCAGAGCACCGGCATATTGCaactactttcaagcacaagagAACAGAGCCTGCTATACTCACTTATGAGAATAGGTCCTATGCTTCAGACTTTAAGCATCGAGGCAACTACTCAAAGTTTTGTGGCAGTGCTTGGTTTGAGTTCAGCAATGATTATGCCCTTCGTGCTGGAGATCGGTTGGTCTTTACCCTGGACAACTCATGCTTTGACCTAAAAGTAGAGACTTTCTGTGATGGCGAAAGGATTCTTCCTTTACCTTCTGTTG CTTTTGAAAACCTCAGTAATGCAAGGTATGAACTAGTTTGCTCTGCTGTAATGCCCCGTGGACTGgagttcaactaccacaacaatcGCTTGCTTGTACGTTCACTATTCCGGTCATCAAGCTTTCTACGCTGCAGTCCATTCGTCCATGTAATGACTGCCACAAATactatgaagttcaccatg AAAATCCCAAAGTTTGTTGTGTCTAGCTTGAGGAGGTTTGTTGACATACCAACTAGTGCTTGA